A genomic window from Pseudomonas alcaligenes includes:
- the ubiG gene encoding bifunctional 2-polyprenyl-6-hydroxyphenol methylase/3-demethylubiquinol 3-O-methyltransferase UbiG: MSNVDHAEIAKFEALAHRWWDRESEFKPLHDINPLRVNWIDERVGLAGKKVLDVGCGGGILSESMAQRGATVTGIDMGEAPLAVAQLHQLESGVEVEYRQITAEALAEEMPGQFDVVTCLEMLEHVPDPSSVIRACHKLVKPGGQVFFSTINRNPKAYLFAIVGAEYVLRLLPRGTHDFRKFIRPSELGAWCRQAGFEVRDIIGLTYNPLTKRYKLEADVDVNYMIQTLRED; the protein is encoded by the coding sequence ATGAGCAACGTCGACCACGCCGAAATCGCCAAATTCGAGGCTCTCGCCCACCGCTGGTGGGACCGCGAGAGCGAGTTCAAGCCGCTGCACGACATCAACCCGCTACGGGTCAACTGGATCGACGAGCGCGTCGGCCTGGCCGGCAAGAAGGTGCTCGACGTCGGCTGCGGCGGCGGCATCCTCAGCGAGTCCATGGCCCAGCGCGGGGCCACGGTTACCGGCATCGACATGGGCGAGGCGCCGCTGGCCGTGGCCCAGCTGCACCAGCTGGAGTCCGGCGTAGAGGTGGAGTACCGGCAGATCACCGCCGAGGCCCTGGCCGAGGAGATGCCTGGCCAGTTCGACGTGGTCACCTGCCTGGAGATGCTCGAGCACGTGCCCGACCCGTCCTCGGTGATCCGCGCCTGCCACAAGCTGGTCAAGCCCGGTGGCCAGGTGTTCTTCTCCACCATCAACCGCAACCCCAAGGCCTACCTGTTCGCCATCGTCGGTGCCGAGTACGTGCTGCGCCTGCTGCCACGCGGCACTCACGATTTCCGCAAGTTCATCCGCCCGTCCGAACTCGGCGCCTGGTGTCGCCAGGCCGGCTTCGAGGTGCGTGACATCATCGGCCTGACCTACAACCCGCTGACCAAACGCTACAAGCTGGAGGCGGACGTCGACGTCAACTACATGATCCAGACCCTGCGCGAGGACTGA
- the gyrA gene encoding DNA gyrase subunit A, which translates to MGELAKEILPVNIEDELKQSYLDYAMSVIVGRALPDARDGLKPVHRRVLYAMSELGNDWNKAYKKSARVVGDVIGKYHPHGDTAVYDTIVRMAQPFSLRYMLVDGQGNFGSVDGDNAAAMRYTEVRMAKLAHELLADLDKETVDWVPNYDGTEQIPAVMPTKIPNLLVNGSSGIAVGMATNIPPHNLSEVIDGCLALIDNPELTVDELMQYIPGPDFPTAGIINGRAGIIEAYRTGRGRIYMRARATVEDMEKGGSRQQIIVTELPYQLNKARLIEKIAELVKEKKIEGITELRDESDKDGMRVVIELRRGEVGEVVLNNLYAQTQMQSVFGINVVALVDGQPRTLNLKDMLEVFVRHRREVVTRRTVYELRKARERGHILEGQAVALSNIDPVIELIKTSPTPAEAKERLIATAWESSAVEAMVERAGADSCRPEDLEPQYGLREGKYYLSPEQAQAILELRLHRLTGLEHEKLLAEYQEILTQIGELIRILTNPERLMEVIREELEKVKAEFGDARRTEIMASQMDLTIADLITEEERVVTISHGGYAKSQPLAAYQAQRRGGKGKSATGVKDEDYIEHLLVANSHATLLLFSSKGKVYWLRTFEIPEASRAARGRPLVNLLPLDEGERITAMLQIDLEAVRARFADEESEDDDVVAEQVAEVVEAEDAEEGDDADFSQDEPTGAYIFMATAYGTVKKTPLIQFTKPRSNGLIALKLEEGDSLIAAAITDGSKDVMMFSDAGKVIRFKESKVRIMGRLARGVRGMRLADGQRIISMLIPEAGAQILTASARGYGKRTPLADYPRRGRGGQGVIAMVINERNGKLVGAVQVLDGEEIMLISDQGTLVRTRVDEVRGAGRNTQGVILIKLAEDETLVGLERVQEPSGGDEGELEALEGEIVEQNEETVTEAEEGAETGNSEE; encoded by the coding sequence ATGGGCGAACTGGCCAAAGAAATCCTCCCGGTCAATATCGAAGACGAGCTGAAACAGTCCTACCTCGACTACGCCATGAGCGTGATCGTCGGGCGTGCGCTGCCGGATGCGCGCGACGGTCTCAAGCCGGTGCACCGTCGTGTGCTCTACGCCATGAGCGAGCTGGGCAACGACTGGAACAAGGCCTACAAGAAGTCCGCCCGTGTGGTCGGTGACGTGATCGGTAAGTACCACCCGCACGGCGACACCGCGGTGTACGACACCATCGTGCGCATGGCCCAGCCTTTCTCCCTGCGCTACATGCTGGTCGACGGCCAGGGCAACTTCGGTTCGGTGGACGGCGACAACGCCGCGGCCATGCGTTACACCGAAGTACGTATGGCCAAGCTGGCCCACGAGCTGCTGGCCGACCTGGACAAGGAAACCGTCGACTGGGTGCCCAACTACGACGGCACCGAGCAGATTCCGGCGGTCATGCCGACCAAGATCCCCAACCTGCTGGTCAACGGATCAAGCGGTATCGCCGTGGGCATGGCGACCAACATCCCGCCGCACAACCTGTCCGAGGTGATCGACGGCTGCCTGGCGCTGATCGACAACCCCGAGCTGACCGTCGACGAGCTGATGCAGTACATCCCCGGTCCGGACTTCCCGACCGCGGGCATCATCAACGGCCGCGCCGGCATCATCGAGGCCTACCGCACCGGCCGCGGGCGCATCTACATGCGTGCCCGCGCCACCGTCGAGGACATGGAGAAGGGCGGCAGCCGCCAGCAGATCATCGTCACCGAGCTGCCCTACCAGCTGAACAAGGCGCGCCTGATCGAGAAGATCGCCGAGCTGGTCAAAGAGAAGAAGATCGAAGGCATCACCGAGCTGCGCGACGAGTCCGACAAGGACGGCATGCGCGTGGTCATCGAGCTGCGCCGTGGCGAAGTCGGCGAGGTGGTGCTGAACAACCTCTACGCCCAGACCCAGATGCAGAGCGTGTTCGGCATCAACGTGGTGGCCCTGGTCGACGGCCAGCCGCGCACGCTGAACCTCAAGGACATGCTCGAAGTGTTCGTCCGTCATCGCCGCGAAGTGGTGACCCGCCGCACCGTCTACGAGCTGCGCAAGGCGCGCGAGCGTGGCCACATCCTTGAGGGCCAGGCCGTCGCTCTGTCCAACATCGACCCGGTGATCGAGCTGATCAAGACCTCGCCGACCCCGGCCGAGGCCAAGGAGCGCCTGATCGCCACCGCCTGGGAGTCCAGCGCCGTGGAGGCCATGGTCGAGCGCGCCGGCGCCGATTCCTGCCGTCCGGAAGACCTGGAACCGCAGTACGGCCTGCGCGAGGGCAAGTACTACCTGTCGCCCGAACAGGCCCAGGCCATCCTCGAGCTGCGCCTGCACCGCCTGACCGGCCTGGAACACGAGAAGCTGCTGGCCGAGTACCAGGAAATCCTCACCCAGATCGGCGAGCTGATCCGCATCCTGACCAACCCCGAGCGCCTGATGGAAGTCATCCGCGAGGAGCTGGAGAAGGTCAAGGCCGAGTTCGGCGATGCCCGTCGCACCGAGATCATGGCCTCGCAGATGGACCTGACCATCGCCGACCTGATCACCGAGGAAGAGCGCGTCGTCACCATCTCCCACGGCGGCTACGCCAAGAGCCAGCCGCTGGCCGCCTATCAGGCCCAGCGTCGTGGCGGCAAGGGCAAGTCGGCCACCGGGGTGAAGGACGAGGACTACATCGAGCACCTGCTGGTCGCCAACAGCCACGCCACCCTGCTGCTGTTCTCCAGCAAGGGCAAGGTCTACTGGCTGCGTACCTTCGAGATTCCCGAGGCCTCGCGCGCCGCCCGTGGGCGTCCGCTGGTCAACCTGCTGCCGCTGGACGAGGGTGAGCGCATCACCGCCATGCTGCAGATCGACCTGGAGGCCGTGCGCGCCCGCTTCGCCGACGAGGAGAGCGAGGACGACGACGTGGTTGCCGAGCAGGTCGCCGAGGTGGTCGAGGCGGAAGACGCCGAAGAAGGCGACGACGCCGACTTCAGCCAGGACGAGCCGACCGGTGCCTATATCTTCATGGCCACCGCCTACGGCACCGTGAAGAAGACCCCGCTGATCCAGTTCACCAAGCCGCGCTCCAACGGCCTGATCGCCCTGAAGCTCGAAGAGGGCGACTCGCTGATCGCCGCCGCCATCACCGACGGCTCGAAGGACGTAATGATGTTCTCCGACGCCGGCAAGGTGATCCGCTTCAAGGAGAGCAAAGTGCGCATCATGGGGCGCCTGGCCCGCGGCGTGCGCGGCATGCGTCTGGCCGATGGGCAGCGCATCATCTCCATGCTCATCCCGGAGGCCGGTGCGCAGATTCTTACCGCCTCCGCGCGCGGCTACGGCAAGCGCACCCCGCTGGCCGACTATCCGCGCCGCGGCCGTGGTGGCCAGGGCGTGATCGCCATGGTGATCAACGAGCGTAATGGCAAGTTGGTCGGTGCCGTGCAGGTGCTGGATGGCGAGGAGATCATGCTGATCTCCGACCAAGGCACCCTGGTGCGTACCCGGGTCGATGAGGTCCGTGGTGCGGGCCGTAACACCCAGGGCGTGATCCTGATCAAGCTGGCCGAGGACGAGACCCTGGTCGGCCTGGAGCGCGTGCAGGAGCCCTCCGGCGGCGACGAAGGCGAGCTGGAAGCGCTGGAAGGCGAAATCGTCGAGCAGAACGAAGAAACGGTGACCGAGGCCGAAGAAGGCGCGGAGACCGGTAACAGCGAAGAGTGA
- a CDS encoding GGDEF domain-containing protein — MAPHTPSNTIDFDAAKLQRLGYAARNSRAVKPVSLAQLRQQLSLQLQTSLEVDRILGLFFQEVQRLVPLDCLSYQLAACDLRIELGERANHSAGYRLSHEGEYLGELIFRRSQRFSDDELGQLESLLASLLFPLRNALLYRSALQSALRDPLTDTGNRIAMNQALQREIELARRSQQPLSVLMLDIDHFKSINDRFGHATGDEVLKAVASALKNSLRNIDMVFRYGGEEFLVLLSNTSREAAQMVGERLRLAVLGLQYLEEGRALELSISLGCATLLPGETAESLQRRADNALYVSKREGRNRLSMAG, encoded by the coding sequence ATGGCTCCACACACCCCGTCCAATACGATCGACTTCGATGCCGCCAAGCTGCAGCGCCTGGGCTATGCGGCGCGCAACAGTCGGGCCGTGAAGCCGGTCAGCCTGGCGCAGCTACGCCAGCAGCTGAGCCTGCAGCTGCAGACCTCCCTGGAAGTCGACCGCATCCTCGGCCTGTTCTTCCAGGAAGTGCAGCGCCTGGTCCCGCTCGACTGCCTGAGCTACCAGCTGGCTGCCTGCGACCTGCGCATCGAACTGGGTGAGCGCGCCAATCATTCGGCCGGCTACCGCCTGAGCCACGAGGGCGAGTACCTGGGCGAGCTGATCTTCCGCCGCAGCCAGCGCTTCAGTGACGACGAACTGGGCCAGCTGGAGTCGCTGCTGGCCAGCCTGCTGTTCCCGCTGCGCAATGCCCTGCTCTACCGCTCCGCCCTGCAGAGCGCATTGCGCGACCCGCTGACCGACACCGGCAACCGCATCGCCATGAACCAGGCCCTGCAGCGCGAGATCGAACTGGCCCGCCGCAGCCAGCAGCCGCTGTCGGTGCTGATGCTCGACATCGACCACTTCAAATCGATCAACGATCGCTTCGGCCATGCTACCGGCGACGAAGTGCTGAAGGCCGTGGCCAGCGCACTGAAGAACAGCCTGCGCAACATCGACATGGTGTTCCGCTACGGTGGCGAGGAGTTCCTCGTGCTGCTGTCCAACACCAGTCGCGAGGCGGCGCAGATGGTCGGCGAACGCCTGCGTCTGGCCGTGCTCGGCCTGCAATACCTCGAAGAAGGCCGCGCCCTGGAGCTGTCCATCAGCCTGGGTTGCGCCACCCTGCTGCCGGGCGAGACGGCGGAAAGCCTGCAGCGCCGCGCCGACAATGCGCTCTATGTGTCCAAGCGCGAGGGGCGCAACCGCCTGTCCATGGCCGGCTGA
- a CDS encoding YciK family oxidoreductase translates to MFDYSARPDLLQGRVILVTGAGRGIGAAAAKAYAAHGATLLLLGKSEENLNQVYDQIEAAGHPQPVVIPFNLETALPHQYDELAATVEAEFGRLDGLLHNAAIVGPRTPLEQLSGDNFMRVMQVNVNAMFMLTSTLLPLLKLSEDASVLFTSSSVGRKGRAYWGAYAVSKFATEGLMQVLADEVDGIANVRANSVNPGATRTGMRAQAYPGENPANNPLPEAIMPVYLYLMGPDSRDVNGQAFDAQ, encoded by the coding sequence ATGTTCGACTACAGCGCCCGCCCCGACCTGCTCCAGGGTCGCGTCATCCTGGTCACCGGTGCCGGCCGCGGCATCGGTGCCGCCGCCGCCAAGGCCTATGCCGCCCACGGCGCCACCCTGCTGCTGCTGGGCAAGAGCGAGGAAAACCTCAACCAGGTGTATGACCAGATCGAGGCCGCCGGCCACCCGCAACCGGTGGTGATCCCCTTCAATCTGGAAACCGCCCTGCCGCACCAGTACGACGAGCTGGCCGCCACCGTGGAGGCCGAGTTCGGCCGCCTCGACGGCCTGCTGCACAACGCCGCCATCGTCGGGCCGCGCACGCCGCTGGAACAGCTGTCCGGCGACAACTTCATGCGCGTCATGCAGGTCAACGTCAACGCCATGTTCATGCTGACCAGCACCCTGCTGCCATTGCTCAAGCTCTCCGAGGACGCCTCGGTGCTGTTCACCTCCAGCAGCGTCGGGCGCAAGGGCCGCGCTTACTGGGGTGCCTACGCGGTGTCCAAGTTCGCCACCGAGGGCCTGATGCAGGTATTGGCCGATGAGGTAGACGGCATCGCCAACGTACGTGCCAACAGCGTCAACCCGGGCGCCACCCGCACCGGCATGCGCGCCCAGGCCTACCCCGGGGAGAATCCAGCGAACAACCCGCTGCCGGAAGCCATCATGCCGGTCTATCTGTACCTGATGGGCCCGGACAGCCGGGACGTCAACGGCCAGGCATTCGACGCCCAGTGA
- the mtnA gene encoding S-methyl-5-thioribose-1-phosphate isomerase, whose product MRDELLAAEKVKAIEWRDGILFLLDQRLLPGEETWLAHDSAAGVAEAIRSMVVRGAPAIGIAAAFGLVLGARARLAAAGDWQAALEEDFRMLAESRPTAVNLFWALDRMRERLQRLKAGEDALAALEAEAVGIFDSDREANLTMAQLGLELIRKHQNTPQKLLTHCNTGALATGGFGTALGVIRAAHLAGLVERVFADETRPWLQGSRLTAWELAGEGVPVSLNADSAAAHLMKTEGITWVIVGADRITANGDVANKIGTYQLAVNAMHHGVRFMVVAPSSTIDMNLEDGEDIPIEERDGRELLEVGGQRIAAEVHAVNPVFDVTPADLIDAIVTEKGVVERPDAAKMAQLMCRKRLH is encoded by the coding sequence ATGCGCGACGAACTGTTGGCAGCGGAGAAGGTAAAGGCCATCGAGTGGCGCGACGGCATATTGTTCCTGCTGGACCAACGCCTGTTGCCAGGCGAGGAAACCTGGCTGGCCCATGACTCGGCCGCCGGCGTGGCCGAGGCCATCCGCAGCATGGTGGTGCGTGGTGCGCCGGCCATCGGCATCGCCGCCGCCTTCGGCCTGGTGCTGGGCGCGCGGGCGCGTCTGGCCGCCGCCGGCGACTGGCAGGCGGCGCTGGAGGAGGACTTCCGGATGCTGGCCGAGTCGCGGCCGACCGCGGTCAACCTGTTCTGGGCCCTGGATCGCATGCGCGAGCGCCTGCAGCGGCTGAAGGCGGGCGAGGATGCCCTGGCGGCGCTGGAGGCCGAGGCGGTCGGCATCTTCGACAGCGACCGCGAGGCCAACCTGACCATGGCCCAGCTCGGCCTGGAGCTGATCCGCAAACACCAGAACACTCCGCAGAAGCTGCTCACCCATTGCAATACCGGGGCCCTGGCCACTGGCGGCTTCGGTACCGCGCTGGGGGTGATCCGTGCCGCCCACCTGGCCGGGCTGGTCGAGCGGGTGTTCGCCGACGAGACCCGGCCCTGGCTGCAGGGCTCGCGCCTGACTGCCTGGGAGTTGGCCGGCGAGGGCGTGCCGGTAAGCCTGAACGCCGACTCCGCCGCCGCGCACCTGATGAAGACCGAGGGCATCACCTGGGTGATCGTCGGTGCCGACCGCATCACCGCCAATGGCGACGTGGCCAACAAGATCGGCACCTACCAGCTGGCGGTCAACGCCATGCACCACGGCGTGCGCTTCATGGTGGTGGCGCCCAGCTCGACCATCGACATGAACCTGGAAGACGGCGAGGACATCCCGATCGAGGAGCGCGACGGCCGCGAGCTGCTGGAGGTCGGCGGTCAGCGCATCGCCGCCGAGGTGCATGCGGTCAATCCGGTGTTCGACGTGACGCCGGCCGACCTGATCGACGCGATCGTCACCGAAAAAGGGGTGGTAGAGCGGCCAGATGCGGCGAAAATGGCGCAACTCATGTGCCGCAAGCGCCTGCACTGA
- the serC gene encoding 3-phosphoserine/phosphohydroxythreonine transaminase produces the protein MSKRAHNFCAGPAALPTAVLERAQAEMLDWQGKGLSVMEMSHRSDEYVAIAEKAEQDLRDLLSIPSDYKVLFLQGGASQQFAEIPLNLLPEGGVADYIETGIWSKKAIEEAQRYGNINVAASAKGYDYFAIPGQNEWQLSKDAAYVHYASNETIGGLQFDWIPEVGDTPLVVDMSSDILSREIDVSRFGLIYAGAQKNIGPSGLVVAIIREDLLGRARSVCPTMLNYKVAADNGSMYNTPATYSWYLSGLVFEWLKEQGGVAAMEKRNKAKKDLLYKAIDASDFYTNPIQPSARSWMNVPFRLADEKLDKAFLAGAEARGLLNLKGHRSVGGMRASIYNATGLDAVEALVAYMAEFEKEHG, from the coding sequence GTGAGCAAACGCGCCCATAACTTCTGCGCCGGCCCGGCCGCGCTTCCCACCGCCGTGCTGGAGCGTGCCCAGGCGGAGATGCTCGACTGGCAGGGCAAGGGCCTGTCCGTGATGGAGATGAGCCATCGCAGCGACGAGTACGTGGCCATCGCCGAGAAGGCCGAACAGGATCTGCGCGACCTGCTGAGCATTCCCAGCGACTACAAGGTGCTGTTCCTGCAGGGTGGCGCCAGCCAGCAGTTCGCCGAGATTCCGCTCAACCTGCTGCCGGAAGGCGGCGTGGCCGACTACATCGAGACCGGCATCTGGTCGAAGAAGGCCATCGAAGAGGCGCAGCGCTACGGCAACATCAACGTCGCCGCCAGCGCCAAGGGCTACGACTACTTCGCCATTCCCGGGCAGAACGAGTGGCAGCTGTCGAAAGACGCCGCCTACGTGCACTACGCCAGCAACGAGACCATTGGTGGCCTGCAGTTCGACTGGATCCCCGAGGTGGGGGATACCCCGCTGGTGGTGGACATGTCCTCGGACATCCTCTCCCGCGAGATCGACGTCTCCAGGTTCGGCCTGATCTATGCCGGCGCGCAGAAGAACATCGGCCCCAGCGGCCTGGTGGTTGCGATCATCCGCGAAGACCTGCTGGGGCGCGCCCGCAGCGTCTGCCCGACCATGCTCAACTACAAGGTCGCCGCCGACAACGGCTCCATGTACAACACCCCGGCGACCTATTCCTGGTACCTCTCCGGCCTGGTCTTCGAGTGGCTGAAGGAGCAGGGCGGCGTCGCCGCGATGGAGAAGCGCAACAAGGCGAAGAAGGACCTGCTGTACAAGGCCATCGATGCCAGTGACTTCTACACCAACCCGATCCAGCCGAGCGCGCGCTCGTGGATGAACGTGCCGTTCCGCCTGGCCGACGAGAAACTGGACAAGGCCTTCCTGGCCGGCGCCGAAGCGCGTGGCCTGCTCAATCTCAAGGGCCATCGCTCGGTGGGCGGCATGCGTGCCTCCATCTATAACGCCACCGGCCTGGATGCCGTGGAGGCCCTGGTGGCCTACATGGCGGAGTTCGAGAAGGAGCACGGCTGA
- a CDS encoding TRZ/ATZ family hydrolase, producing MPEPRQPLDLLLLPSWLVPVEPAGVVLRDYGLGIRDGRIALLAPRAEALRHPVKEVRELPGCVLTPSLVNAHGHAAMTLFRGLADDLPLMSWLQDHIWPAEAQWVDENFVRDGTELAIAEQLKGGIGCFSDMYFFPEVASELVHKSGIRAQLTIPVLDFPTPGARDAEEALRKGLRLFDDLKQHPRIKVAFGPHAPYSVSDDKLQQVLMLAEELDAGIHMHVHETAFEVQQSLELHGMRPLQRLAGLGLLGPRFQAVHMTQIDEADVELLVESNSSVIHCPESNLKLASGFCPVEKLWQAGVNVAVGTDGAASNNDLDLLGETRTAALLAKAVAGSATALNAHAALRMATLNGARALGLDEDTGSLEPGKLADLAAFDLSGLAQQPVYDPVSQLIYAGSRSCAKHLWVGGKQLLDDGRLTRLDEENIITNARAWGARIAGKHSI from the coding sequence ATGCCCGAACCGCGCCAGCCGCTCGACCTGCTGCTCCTGCCCAGCTGGCTGGTGCCGGTCGAGCCCGCCGGCGTGGTACTGCGCGACTACGGCCTGGGCATCCGCGATGGCCGCATCGCCCTGCTCGCCCCGCGCGCCGAGGCCCTGCGCCACCCGGTCAAGGAGGTGCGCGAACTGCCGGGCTGCGTACTCACCCCAAGCCTGGTCAACGCCCACGGCCACGCGGCCATGACTCTGTTCCGCGGCCTGGCCGACGACCTGCCGCTGATGAGCTGGCTGCAGGACCATATCTGGCCCGCCGAGGCCCAGTGGGTCGACGAGAACTTCGTGCGCGACGGCACCGAACTGGCCATCGCCGAGCAGCTCAAGGGTGGCATCGGCTGCTTCTCCGACATGTACTTCTTCCCGGAAGTGGCCAGCGAGCTGGTGCACAAGAGTGGCATCCGCGCCCAGCTGACCATCCCGGTGCTGGACTTCCCCACCCCCGGCGCGCGTGATGCCGAGGAGGCCCTGCGCAAGGGCCTGCGCCTGTTCGACGACCTCAAGCAGCACCCGCGGATCAAGGTCGCCTTCGGCCCCCACGCGCCCTACTCGGTCAGCGACGACAAGCTGCAGCAGGTACTGATGCTGGCCGAGGAGCTGGACGCCGGCATCCACATGCACGTCCACGAGACCGCCTTCGAGGTGCAGCAAAGCCTGGAGCTGCACGGCATGCGCCCGCTGCAGCGACTGGCGGGCCTGGGCCTGCTCGGCCCGCGCTTCCAGGCCGTGCACATGACCCAGATCGACGAGGCAGACGTAGAGCTGCTGGTGGAAAGCAACAGCAGCGTGATCCACTGCCCCGAGTCCAACCTCAAGCTGGCCAGCGGCTTCTGCCCGGTGGAAAAACTCTGGCAGGCTGGCGTCAACGTAGCCGTCGGCACCGATGGCGCGGCCAGCAACAACGATCTCGACCTGCTCGGCGAGACCCGCACCGCCGCCCTGCTCGCCAAGGCCGTGGCCGGCAGCGCCACCGCCCTGAATGCCCACGCCGCGCTGCGCATGGCCACCCTCAACGGCGCCCGCGCCCTCGGTCTGGACGAGGACACCGGCTCGCTGGAGCCGGGCAAGCTGGCCGACCTGGCCGCCTTCGACCTCTCCGGCCTGGCCCAGCAGCCGGTCTACGACCCGGTGTCGCAACTGATCTACGCCGGCAGCCGCAGCTGCGCCAAGCACCTCTGGGTCGGCGGCAAGCAGCTGCTCGACGACGGCCGACTGACACGTCTCGATGAAGAAAACATCATCACCAATGCCCGCGCCTGGGGCGCGCGCATTGCTGGCAAGCATTCGATTTAA
- the mupP gene encoding N-acetylmuramic acid 6-phosphate phosphatase MupP, protein MALRAVLFDMDGTLLDTAPDFVAVCQAMRAARDLPPMDAQLIRDVVSGGARAMVSATFGLEVGAEGFEALRLEFLERYQEHCAVLSKPFAGMPELLADIEAAHLKWGVATNKPVCFAEPIMQRLELAGRSATLVCPDHVPRSKPAPDMLLLACEQMGIPPAEVLFVGDDARDIEAGRAAGCKTAAVTYGYIHPEDNPRHWGADVVVDHPLELRAVLDRALCSC, encoded by the coding sequence ATGGCCCTGCGAGCAGTACTCTTCGACATGGACGGCACCCTGCTGGATACCGCCCCCGACTTCGTCGCCGTGTGCCAGGCCATGCGCGCCGCGCGCGACCTGCCGCCAATGGACGCGCAACTGATCCGCGACGTGGTCTCCGGTGGCGCCCGCGCCATGGTGTCCGCCACCTTCGGCCTGGAGGTTGGCGCCGAAGGCTTCGAAGCCCTGCGCCTGGAGTTCCTCGAGCGCTACCAGGAGCACTGCGCAGTGCTGAGCAAGCCGTTCGCCGGCATGCCCGAGCTGCTCGCCGACATCGAGGCGGCGCACCTCAAGTGGGGCGTGGCCACCAACAAGCCGGTGTGCTTCGCCGAGCCGATCATGCAACGGCTCGAGCTGGCCGGGCGCTCGGCGACACTGGTCTGCCCGGACCACGTGCCGCGCAGCAAGCCGGCGCCGGATATGCTCCTGCTGGCCTGCGAGCAGATGGGCATACCCCCCGCCGAGGTGCTGTTCGTCGGCGACGATGCCCGCGACATCGAGGCCGGCCGCGCCGCCGGCTGCAAGACCGCTGCCGTCACCTACGGCTACATCCACCCCGAGGACAACCCGCGCCACTGGGGCGCCGACGTGGTGGTGGACCATCCCCTGGAGCTGCGCGCCGTGCTCGACCGCGCCCTGTGCAGCTGCTGA
- the pheA gene encoding prephenate dehydratase, with protein MSDADQLKALRVRIDSLDEKILELISERARCAQDVARVKMASLPEGEKPVFYRPEREAWVLKHIMELNKGPLDNEEMARLFREIMSSCLALEQPLKVAYLGPEGTFSQAAAMKHFGHSVISVPMAAIDEVFREVAAGAVNFGVVPVENSTEGAINHTLDSFLEHDMVICGEVELRIHHHLLVGDTTKTDKITRIYSHAQSLAQCRKWLDAHYPNVERVAVSSNAEAAKRVKSEWNSAAIAGDMAANLYGLTKLQEKIEDRPDNSTRFLIIGSQEVPPTGDDKTSIIVSMRNKPGALHELLVPFHTNGIDLTRIETRPSRSGKWTYVFFIDFVGHHQDPLIKDVLEKINSEAVALKVLGSYPKAVL; from the coding sequence ATGAGTGACGCCGATCAGCTCAAGGCGCTGCGGGTTCGCATCGACAGCCTCGACGAGAAGATCCTCGAGCTGATCAGCGAGCGCGCGCGCTGCGCCCAGGACGTGGCACGGGTGAAGATGGCTTCCCTGCCGGAAGGCGAGAAGCCGGTGTTCTACCGCCCCGAGCGCGAAGCCTGGGTGCTCAAGCACATCATGGAGCTGAACAAGGGCCCGCTGGACAACGAGGAGATGGCGCGGCTGTTCCGCGAGATCATGTCCTCCTGCCTGGCTCTGGAGCAGCCGCTCAAGGTCGCCTACCTCGGCCCGGAAGGCACCTTCAGCCAGGCCGCGGCGATGAAGCACTTCGGTCACTCGGTGATCAGCGTGCCGATGGCCGCCATCGACGAGGTGTTCCGCGAAGTGGCCGCCGGCGCGGTGAACTTCGGCGTGGTGCCGGTGGAGAACTCCACCGAGGGCGCGATCAACCACACCCTGGACAGCTTCCTCGAGCACGACATGGTGATCTGTGGCGAGGTGGAGCTGCGCATCCACCACCACCTGCTGGTCGGCGATACCACCAAGACCGACAAGATCACCCGCATCTATTCCCACGCCCAGTCCCTGGCGCAGTGCCGCAAGTGGCTGGACGCGCACTACCCGAACGTCGAGCGCGTGGCCGTTTCCAGCAATGCCGAGGCGGCCAAGCGGGTGAAGAGCGAGTGGAACTCGGCGGCGATCGCCGGTGATATGGCGGCCAACCTCTACGGTCTGACCAAGCTGCAGGAGAAGATCGAGGACCGTCCGGACAATTCCACGCGCTTCCTCATCATCGGCAGCCAGGAAGTGCCGCCGACCGGCGACGACAAGACCTCGATCATCGTCTCCATGCGCAACAAGCCGGGCGCGCTGCACGAGCTGCTGGTGCCGTTCCACACCAACGGCATCGACCTGACCCGCATCGAGACCCGCCCGTCGCGCAGCGGCAAGTGGACCTACGTGTTCTTCATCGACTTCGTCGGCCACCACCAGGACCCGCTGATCAAGGACGTGCTGGAAAAGATCAACAGCGAAGCCGTCGCCCTGAAGGTGCTGGGTTCCTACCCGAAAGCGGTTCTCTGA